The following proteins are encoded in a genomic region of Thermococcus henrietii:
- a CDS encoding roadblock/LC7 domain-containing protein, producing the protein MSAVDLVMGKILTDMLEIDGVIGTIVVDKDGLVIESAMKKNLDREAIAGVLHELVSAIKLMGDQFGAGELKEAILEFKNARMFTNPIGSDYYLIVIGDADLNLGRMKLELRKVLPKLEEMLY; encoded by the coding sequence ATGAGCGCGGTTGACCTCGTGATGGGTAAAATACTCACGGACATGCTGGAAATCGACGGGGTCATAGGAACGATAGTGGTCGACAAGGACGGCCTCGTCATCGAGTCGGCGATGAAGAAGAACCTTGACCGCGAGGCCATTGCCGGGGTCCTCCACGAGCTCGTTTCTGCCATAAAGCTGATGGGCGACCAGTTCGGGGCAGGAGAGCTCAAGGAGGCCATTCTCGAGTTCAAGAACGCCAGGATGTTCACCAACCCGATAGGAAGCGACTACTACCTGATAGTCATCGGCGACGCCGACCTCAACCTCGGCAGGATGAAGCTTGAGCTCAGGAAGGTCCTTCCAAAGCTCGAGGAGATGCTCTACTGA
- a CDS encoding cob(I)yrinic acid a,c-diamide adenosyltransferase — MPITTKTGDKGLTGLFTGERIIKNSMIMEANGTIDELDSFIGEAKHYVPDEMVEILEKVQVQLYDLMAELASKGKYAKVGDNEIRWLEELTKKYEDELQLRAFVLPGSTVASAKLDVCRAIARRAERKVAKLYLEVGIGEKALVYLNRLSDLLFVMARVIEKREGKLKEVR; from the coding sequence GCCTGACCGGCCTCTTCACCGGCGAGAGAATCATCAAAAACTCAATGATAATGGAGGCAAACGGAACGATTGACGAACTCGACAGCTTCATCGGCGAGGCAAAGCACTACGTGCCTGATGAAATGGTTGAAATTCTCGAGAAGGTTCAGGTTCAGCTCTATGACCTGATGGCAGAACTCGCGAGCAAGGGAAAGTACGCGAAGGTCGGGGATAATGAGATTCGCTGGCTTGAGGAGCTCACTAAGAAGTACGAAGACGAACTCCAGCTCAGGGCCTTCGTCCTGCCTGGCTCAACGGTGGCGAGTGCGAAGCTCGACGTCTGCAGGGCGATAGCGCGAAGGGCAGAGCGGAAGGTCGCGAAGCTCTACCTTGAGGTCGGCATAGGGGAAAAGGCTCTGGTTTACCTCAACAGGCTCAGCGACCTGCTCTTCGTGATGGCGCGCGTTATAGAGAAGCGCGAGGGGAAGCTGAAGGAGGTCAGATAG